A genomic region of Spodoptera frugiperda isolate SF20-4 chromosome 31, AGI-APGP_CSIRO_Sfru_2.0, whole genome shotgun sequence contains the following coding sequences:
- the LOC118276231 gene encoding juvenile hormone esterase-like codes for MVHSLYSGTRSITMETKISFFLFFTCFLQWISCEYVEVDVAQGRLRGEILETVTGETTYCSFKGIPYAKPPVGPLRFKDPQPPEPWDGVRNATQHGSVCPQVELLNNIVIPGDEDCLFLNVYTPTLTPKSPLPVMVFIHGGSFKFGSGDVDVYGPDFLVAKDVIVVTINYRLDVLGFLTLGTKEVPGNAAMKDQVFALRWVNKNIKYFGGDNQKVTLFGESAGAVAVGYHLVSPMSKGLFQRAILESGATSVDCFLPHKPKERAFALGKDLNIITKNATELLLSLQELPTLELLNRTAYLFASEELTHVVFKFSAFTPVLEEDYGQEIFVSEDPYDSLDRGNVNNVDVMVSYNQHETLIMLPFYVNDNFRYIQRYNRYPEMLVPSKILMKANTDDIYYLSKKINDFYFGDKSISVENMPEFINYSSFASVVYDVHRFIRRWPKVGSVYLFKFQGYSSRSFYGLQGAPYGVFGPAHFDDLFYVFDPKLMQFPLPINSTEYKMVQQMSSIFSNFAKFGNPSPNKSLGVSWPQYNKSKQAYAIVAENITIDYKPDAKDIKFWKDILEYAHIKF; via the exons ATGGTGCATAGCTTGTATAGCGGCACCAGGTCGATCACGATGGAAACTAAAATatcattctttttattttttacttg cttTCTTCAATGGATATCTTGTGAATATGTCGAAGTGGATGTGGCTCAAGGTCGCTTGCGTGGAGAGATCTTAGAAACGGTTACTGGTGAAACAACGTACTGCAGCTTTAAAGGCATTCCTTATGCCAAGCCTCCCGTCGGTCCTCTCAGGTTCAAG GATCCTCAACCACCAGAACCATGGGACGGAGTAAGAAACGCCACCCAACACGGTTCCGTGTGCCCGCAAGTAGAGTTACTCAACAACATCGTGATACCTGGCGATGAAGACTGTCTCTTTCTCAATGTCTACACCCCCACTCTCACACCAAAATCTCCACTACCCGTCATGGTCTTCATTCATGGAGGATCCTTCAAATTTGGCTCTGGAGACGTCGATGTTTACGGACCAGATTTCTTAGTAGCCAAAGATGTAATTGTCGTCACGATAAATTACAGGTTAGATGTGTTAGGATTCCTCACGTTAGGAACAAAGGAAGTCCCTGGCAACGCTGCAATGAAGGATCAAGTCTTTGCATTAAGATGggtgaacaaaaatattaaatactttggAGGTGACAATCAAAAAGTCACCTTATTTGGAGAAAGCGCTGGTGCAGTTGCTGTTGGTTATCACTTGGTTTCTCCAATGTCCAAGGGTCTGTTTCAAAGAGCAATATTAGAAAGTGGTGCCACCAGTGTAGACTGTTTCCTGCCTCACAAACCGAAAGAGAGAGCGTTTGCTCTTGGAAAAGAccttaatattattactaaaaatgCCACTGAACTTCTTCTCTCACTGCAAGAGCTACCAACCCTGGAACTGCTGAATAGGACTGCATATCTGTTTGCATCTGAAGAATTGACTCATGTTGTGTTTAAGTTTAGTGCATTCACTCCCGTGCTAGAAGAAGACTATGGCCAAGAGATATTTGTGAGTGAAGATCCCTACGATTCCTTAGACCGTGGTAACGTCAATAATGTAGACGTCATGGTCAGTTACAACCAACATGAGACGCTCATCATGCTGCCGTTCTATGTCAATGACAATTTTAGGTACATCCAACGGTACAACAGATACCCAGAGATGCTAGTTCCCAGTAAAATTCTGATGAAGGCCAATACTGATGACATCTACTACTTATCGAAAAAAATTAACGATTTCTACTTCGGCGACAAGAGTATAAGTGTTGAAAACATGCCCGAGTTCATCAACTACTCTAGTTTCGCCAGTGTCGTGTATGATGTCCACAGATTTATCAGACGCTGGCCTAAAGTTGGGAGTGTCTACCTCTTTAAATTCCAAGGTTATTCAAGCCGAAGCTTCTACGGTTTACAGGGTGCTCCCTATGGCGTGTTTGGTCCTGCTCACTTTGATGATTTGTTCTATGTATTTGATCCTAAATTGATGCAGTTCCCTCTGCCAATTAACAGCACAGAGTATAAAATGGTTCAACAAATGAGTAGCATTTTCTCAAACTTTGCTAAATTTGG AAACCCGTCTCCAAACAAGTCTCTGGGTGTGTCCTGGCCTCAGTACAACAAAAGTAAGCAAGCGTATGCGATCGTAGCTGAAAACATCACCATTGACTACAAACCTGATGCTAAAGACATCAAATTCTGGAAGGACATTCTTGAATACGCTCACATCAAGTTCTAG
- the LOC118275979 gene encoding neuroligin-4, X-linked-like yields the protein MQYPNLVSQVSKMNILLLCFVAFGTFKAIVCDAPIVQVEQGALRGKLQDAVAGGYQFYSFENIPYAKPPVGNLRFKAPEEPESWEGVRDATALGPMCPQYSPLSGIWNLGSEDCLSCNVYTRNLTGKAPVMVYISGFAYFFDGDYESLYGADYLVEDMVVVTFNYRKDALGFLDLGIKDAPGNAGLKDQVLLLKWVQKNIAAFGGDPDSVTLVGLSSGSAAIAHHLMSPLSTGLFHKAALISGVPSCDAIFSYKVKEKSLLLGKKLGYDGESKEELLTYLQSLPYKDLMYKMIYVSSAEEQQSQLLKKMSTFVPVVEEDFGQDRFITEDITSALENGLVNKVDLLIGYSDQEALIVVNQYADYLLNLYKENPLLFVPNKILYQEDIEDKKLALANKIKNYYLGDKEVSVDNMKEFVQCNSHSCMIYDVLKFAQKVSKLTDTYMFKFSSVSNRNLYGNEGEKFGFRGASHGDTVLYMFDPKPLNMVVSADSKEYALIKQFVGSISNFAATGKPAANWPKFDVESQNYVEFTDSMTVKQGPNRADVIFWDGIYEQAHHPIYPNYILQWISCEFVEVEVAQGHLRGEVLETVTGEAKYYSFKGIPYAKPPVGSLRFKDPQPPEPWDGVRNATQHGSVCPQIDLLNSVVIPGSEDCLFLNVYTPDLTPEHPLPVMVFIHGGGFKFGSGNVDVYGPDFLVAKDVIVVTMNYRLDVLGFLALGTKEVPGNAGMKDQVLALRWVNENIESFGGDNQNITLFGESAGASAVGYHLVSPMSKDLFQKAILQSGVPSMDPHIPYRTVERAFVLGKSLNITTKNPAELLVSLQELPAVELLNRTAYLFASESITHIVFKFTPFTPIIEEDYGQEIFVGEDPFDTLDSGNVNNIDIMFSYTKYEMLIMLPYYVNDTYRYIQRYNRYPELLVPSKILMKANNDDIYYLWNKINDFYFGNKSISVENMPEFINYAGFASLVYDVHRFIRRWPQVGNIYLFKFESISSRNFYGLPGAAYGLNGPSHFDDLFYVFDPKSLQFPLPTDSREYKLVQQMATIFTNFAKYGNPTPDSSLGVSWPQYNKSKQAYAIVADNITIDYKPDAKDIKFWKKVLEYAHIKF from the exons ATGCAGTATCCTAACTTGGTCTCTCAAGTGAGCAAAATGAATATTCTACTGTTGTGCTTCGTTGCATTCGG CACATTTAAAGCAATAGTGTGCGATGCTCCCATAGTACAAGTGGAACAGGGCGCGTTACGCGGCAAACTCCAGGATGCGGTCGCGGGAGGCTATCAGTTCTACAGTTTTGAAAACATTCCCTACGCAAAACCACCAGTCGGAAACCTGAGATTCAAg GCACCCGAAGAACCGGAATCATGGGAAGGCGTCAGGGATGCCACCGCTCTAGGACCCATGTGCCCACAGTACAGCCCCTTGAGTGGCATCTGGAACTTAGGCAGTGAAGACTGTCTCTCCTGTAACGTATACACTCGCAATTTAACAGGAAAGGCACCTGTTATGGTCTACATATCTGGTTTTGCCTACTTCTTTGATGGAGATTATGAAAGTCTCTACGGAGCTGATTACTTGGTCGAAGATATGGTAGTAGTTACATTCAATTACAGAAAAGATGCATTGGGTTTTCTGGACCTTGGCATTAAAGATGCTCCTGGAAATGCTGGTTTAAAAGATCAAGTTTTACTTCTTAAATGGGTACAAAAGAACATTGCAGCGTTTGGAGGTGATCCAGACAGCGTCACTTTGGTTGGGTTAAGTTCTGGTTCAGCGGCGATTGCGCATCACTTGATGTCACCATTGTCTACAGGCTTATTCCACAAGGCTGCTCTGATTAGTGGAGTACCTTCTTGTGATGCTATATTCTCATACAAAGTTAAGGAAAAATCTTTGCTCCTTGGCAAAAAATTAGGTTACGATGGTGAATCCAAAGAGGAGCTATTAACTTACCTCCAAAGTCTACCCTATAAAGATTTGATGTACAAAATGATTTACGTTTCATCTGCTGAAGAACAGCAAAGTCAGTTGTTGAAGAAAATGTCCACATTCGTGCCAGTTGTTGAAGAAGATTTTGGTCAAGATAGGTTCATCACTGAGGATATTACGAGCGCTTTGGAAAATGGACTAGTCAACAAAGTAGACCTCTTGATTGGATATTCTGACCAAGAAGCTCTGATCGTTGTTAATCAGTACGCTGATTATTTGTTGAACCTCTACAAAGAGAACCCACTACTTTTCGTTCCTAACAAAATATTGTACCAGGAGGACATTGAGGATAAAAAACTGGCCTTAgctaataaaatcaaaaactatTACTTGGGAGACAAAGAAGTGAGCGTGGACAACATGAAAGAATTTGTTCAGTGCAACAGTCACTCCTGCATGATATATGATGTTTTGAAATTCGCACAAAAGGTTTCTAAATTGACTGATACGTACATGTTCAAATTCAGTAGTGTTTCAAACAGGAACCTGTACGGTAACGAAGGAGAGAAGTTCGGCTTTAGAGGAGCTTCTCACGGAGACACCGTCTTGTACATGTTTGACCCTAAACCCTTGAATATGGTTGTAAGCGCTGACAGCAAGGAATACGCTCTTATCAAACAATTCGTAGGCAGTATATCCAACTTCGCAGCTACTGG CAAACCTGCCGCCAACTGGCCTAAATTCGACGTTGAGAGCCAAAACTACGTGGAATTCACGGACTCCATGACAGTGAAACAAGGACCCAACAGGGCTGATGTTATATTCTGGGACGGCATATACGAGCAGGCGCACCACCCTATCTACCCGAACTA TATTCTACAATGGATTTCCTGCGAATTCGTTGAAGTGGAAGTGGCTCAAGGTCACTTACGTGGAGAAGTATTGGAGACAGTTACTGGTGAAGCGAAGTACTACAGCTTTAAAGGCATTCCTTACGCCAAGCCGCCTGTTGGTTCTCTTAGGTTTAAG GATCCACAACCACCGGAACCATGGGACGGAGTGAGAAACGCGACACAACACGGCTCCGTGTGTCCTCAAATAGATTTACTCAACAGTGTTGTTATACCTGGCAGTGAAGACTGTCTCTTCCTCAATGTGTATACTCCTGATTTAACACCAGAACATCCTTTACCAGTCATGGTCTTCATCCATGGAGGAGGATTTAAATTTGGCTCAGGAAACGTTGACGTTTACGGACCAGATTTCTTAGTAGCCAAAGATGTAATAGTCGTAACAATGAACTACAGGTTAGATGTCTTAGGATTCCTTGCTTTAGGAACAAAAGAAGTCCCTGGTAATGCTGGAATGAAGGATCAGGTCCTAGCATTAAGATGGGtgaatgaaaatattgaaagcttTGGAGGTGATAATCAAAACATCACCCTATTTGGTGAAAGTGCCGGTGCATCTGCTGTTGGTTATCACTTGGTTTCACCAATGTCTAAAGATCTGTTCCAAAAAGCAATATTACAAAGTGGTGTGCCTAGTATGGACCCTCACATTCCTTACAGAACCGTAGAGAGAGCATTTGTCCTCGGAAAGTCTCTTAACATTACAACTAAAAATCCCGCTGAACTCCTTGTCTCACTACAAGAGCTACCAGCCGTGGAACTGCTGAACAGGACTGCATATTTGTTTGCATCGGAATCGATAACTCATATTGTGTTTAAATTTACTCCTTTCACTCCTATAATAGAAGAAGACTATGGCCAAGAGATATTTGTGGGTGAAGATCCCTTTGATACTTTAGACAGTGGTAATGTTAACAACATAGATATTATGTTTAGTTACACTAAATATGAGATGCTGATCATGTTACCGTACTATGTGAATGATACTTATCGGTACATACAACGGTACAACAGGTACCCAGAGCTCCTAGTGCCCAGTAAAATATTGATGAAGGCAAATAATGATGACATCTACTACTTGTGGAATAAAATTAACGATTTCTACTTTGGCAATAAGAGTATAAGTGTTGAAAACATGCCTGAGTTCATCAACTACGCTGGCTTTGCCAGTCTTGTATATGATGTCCATAGATTTATCAGACGCTGGCCTCAGGTCGGGAATATCTACCTCTTTAAGTTCGAAAGTATCTCAAGCAGAAATTTCTACGGTCTGCCAGGCGCTGCCTACGGTCTCAATGGCCCTTCCCACTTCGATGATTTGTTCTATGTGTTTGATCCTAAATCGTTGCAGTTCCCTTTGCCAACTGATAGTCGAGAATATAAATTGGTTCAGCAAATGGCTACCATCTTCACGAACTTTGCTAAATATGG AAACCCGACTCCAGACTCGTCCCTGGGTGTGTCTTGGCCTCAGTACAACAAAAGTAAGCAAGCTTATGCGATCGTAGCTGACAACATCACTATAGACTACAAACCTGATGCTAAAGATATCAAATTCTGGAAGAAAGTTCTCGAATACGCTCACATCAAATTCTag
- the LOC118276238 gene encoding MAPK-interacting and spindle-stabilizing protein-like, giving the protein MKFLILSCVVIGALADLPRFRPARFRFQRQELAPTTTDSPTEPTTEASGPYPESGWKPAGEPFTLPTEEKAEKPADQYGPPAEQYGAPDAPYPASGWKPQGQAFELPKQTPPATSYGVPDNTYGAPETTVAPTTDNPQAERLEGPVDIQKSDGTYYVLLPNGQLQKVEFVTSNDVQNMKYTARLKFRRPAPILLQFTN; this is encoded by the coding sequence ATGAAGTTCCTCATCCTGTCTTGTGTTGTGATCGGAGCCCTGGCTGACCTGCCTCGCTTCAGACCAGCGAGGTTCAGGTTCCAGCGCCAAGAGCTAGCTCCAACCACCACGGATTCACCAACCGAACCGACCACTGAGGCATCAGGACCGTACCCAGAATCAGGATGGAAACCTGCCGGAGAACCCTTCACTCTTCCCACTGAAGAAAAGGCAGAAAAGCCAGCTGACCAATATGGACCGCCTGCTGAACAGTACGGAGCTCCGGATGCACCTTATCCAGCTTCTGGATGGAAACCCCAGGGTCAGGCATTTGAGCTGCCCAAGCAGACACCACCAGCCACCAGCTACGGCGTTCCCGATAATACTTATGGTGCTCCTGAGACTACTGTAGCTCCGACCACGGATAACCCTCAAGCTGAGAGATTGGAAGGCCCAGTGGATATCCAGAAAAGCGATGGAACTTACTACGTACTGCTTCCAAATGGTCAGCTGCAGAAAGTGGAGTTTGTGACGAGCAATGATGTCCAGAATATGAAGTATACTGCGAGACTCAAATTCCGCCGACCTGCTCCTATTCTCTTACAATTTACGAACTGA